The uncultured Roseibium sp. genome contains a region encoding:
- a CDS encoding methyl-accepting chemotaxis protein — MFRRKVNVQPAHADHERSADASCSSADLLEALHALRDCRDLDMLDALPGEVAGALLELRDNLCGRNETALRQTVDFSVQASRAMAATARITGEIRETDMRANAMAAGVDELNASIEQISETAHNVANAMEGVHGALQSGEQATQETAASNRKIGVSMEQMNEGAVQLAEAAEQIGAFVVTIDGLAQQTNLLALNATIEAARAGEAGKGFAVVASEVKVLSGQTQKATDDIRDRIERLQAYVKDVVSSVENVHNLVTVSAEHSEQAAREITEVLGDIGTSSGHMTEIAGLLEGQSAAVQEIAEGMHAIAAHSKTANAYTEEVISAVGGSEAIIDEQFAYLEQLEIPNYVLHRAKSDHLLWKKHLSEMLVGINALKADELSDHHQCRLGKWYNSVKDTAIAKNPAFADLLPVHEEVHTLGKLAAQLYEKGDQEGAIDAARRMEEASEDVLLKLDALIG; from the coding sequence ATGTTTCGCAGAAAAGTGAATGTTCAACCCGCTCATGCGGACCACGAGCGGTCTGCGGACGCCTCTTGTTCGAGTGCTGATCTCCTCGAGGCGCTGCATGCCCTCAGGGACTGCCGGGATCTGGACATGCTTGATGCCTTGCCGGGCGAGGTTGCCGGCGCCCTATTGGAGTTACGAGACAACCTGTGCGGCAGAAACGAGACCGCCCTTCGCCAGACCGTCGACTTTTCCGTCCAAGCCAGCCGGGCCATGGCGGCGACGGCGCGGATTACAGGAGAAATCCGCGAAACCGACATGCGCGCGAATGCCATGGCTGCCGGTGTCGATGAGTTGAATGCCTCGATCGAACAGATTTCCGAGACGGCGCACAATGTGGCGAATGCCATGGAAGGCGTTCACGGCGCCTTGCAGTCCGGTGAACAGGCAACCCAGGAAACCGCCGCTTCCAATCGGAAGATCGGCGTTTCCATGGAACAGATGAACGAAGGGGCCGTGCAACTGGCCGAGGCGGCCGAGCAGATCGGCGCGTTCGTGGTTACGATCGATGGGCTGGCACAGCAGACGAACCTGCTCGCCCTGAATGCGACCATCGAGGCGGCCCGTGCGGGTGAAGCCGGGAAGGGCTTTGCGGTCGTGGCATCGGAGGTCAAGGTTCTTTCGGGCCAGACCCAGAAGGCAACAGACGATATTCGTGACCGGATTGAACGGCTCCAGGCCTATGTGAAGGACGTCGTCTCTTCGGTGGAGAATGTGCACAATCTTGTGACGGTGAGCGCGGAACATTCCGAACAGGCCGCCCGGGAAATTACCGAAGTCCTCGGCGATATCGGAACCAGTTCCGGGCATATGACGGAAATCGCAGGGCTCCTGGAAGGCCAAAGCGCTGCGGTTCAGGAGATTGCCGAGGGAATGCATGCCATTGCGGCCCATTCCAAGACCGCAAATGCCTATACGGAGGAAGTCATTTCGGCTGTAGGCGGGTCCGAAGCGATCATCGACGAACAGTTTGCTTATCTGGAACAGCTCGAAATTCCCAACTACGTGCTGCACCGGGCCAAGTCCGACCACCTTCTGTGGAAGAAGCATCTTTCGGAAATGCTGGTCGGAATCAATGCCCTCAAGGCGGATGAGCTGTCCGATCACCATCAGTGCCGTCTCGGCAAATGGTACAATTCTGTCAAGGACACCGCGATCGCGAAAAATCCGGCCTTCGCGGATCTTTTGCCGGTTCACGAGGAAGTCCATACGCTCGGCAAGCTGGCCGCGCAATTGTACGAGAAGGGCGACCAGGAGGGCGCAATCGATGCGGCCCGCCGGATGGAGGAAGCCTCGGAGGATGTCCTGCTGAAGCTGGATGCGCTGATCGGCTGA
- a CDS encoding M15 family metallopeptidase, whose translation MIRSFLILLLALGQTALWSVAVLAADVGLSERLDMLIASYPDVLSRVEGNRLILKDGGPAIVIDDGRTKSHAEALVDADVEDMLRQVYPHAPCETRPAVDFDPGRVRSQDLMMRLYGESRRQVADRLTTIDWFGNRLQVTTAFDVDKALIAVRDELKALPENLRRPALKSAGTFNWRNIAGTDRLSVHSFGAAIDLDTSYADYWRWSGGKPGNVPVYKNRVPMEIVEIFERHGFIWGGRWYHYDTMHFEYRPELIAISHAAGADACANGAQ comes from the coding sequence TTGATCCGCTCTTTTCTGATTTTACTGCTGGCGCTGGGCCAAACCGCCCTCTGGTCTGTTGCTGTTCTGGCCGCGGATGTCGGCTTGAGCGAGCGGCTGGATATGCTGATTGCCAGTTATCCGGATGTGCTTTCGCGTGTGGAGGGCAACCGGCTCATTCTCAAGGACGGCGGACCTGCGATCGTCATCGACGACGGCCGGACCAAGAGCCATGCGGAGGCTCTCGTCGACGCGGATGTGGAGGACATGCTTCGCCAGGTCTATCCGCACGCGCCGTGCGAGACCCGTCCCGCCGTCGATTTTGATCCCGGACGCGTCCGCTCGCAGGACCTGATGATGCGGCTTTACGGCGAAAGCCGCCGGCAAGTGGCGGACCGGTTGACGACGATCGACTGGTTCGGAAACCGACTGCAAGTCACGACGGCCTTCGATGTGGACAAGGCGCTGATCGCGGTTCGGGATGAACTGAAGGCTTTGCCGGAAAACCTGCGCCGCCCGGCGCTGAAGAGCGCAGGCACTTTCAACTGGCGCAATATTGCCGGAACGGACCGCTTGTCGGTCCACAGTTTCGGGGCGGCGATCGACCTTGATACGTCTTACGCGGACTACTGGCGCTGGTCTGGCGGGAAGCCCGGCAATGTCCCGGTCTATAAGAATCGGGTGCCCATGGAGATCGTCGAGATCTTCGAGCGCCATGGCTTTATCTGGGGCGGGCGCTGGTATCATTACGACACCATGCATTTCGAATACCGTCCTGAGCTGATCGCCATTTCCCACGCGGCCGGTGCCGATGCCTGTGCCAACGGCGCACAGTAG
- a CDS encoding peroxiredoxin-like family protein, whose translation MLIPRQTVPELVVETVADGTFDLARDNPEFGTLVVFYRGLHCPICATYLKELERLTPEFEQRGVKTVAISSDTEDRARQMAEKVGAKSLRFGYGLALSRAKDWGLFISTSRGATSIGIDEPELFSEPGIFLVRPDKTLYFSAIQTMPFSRPHFQEMVGALDFVQKNDYPARGEYTGAV comes from the coding sequence ATGCTCATTCCCCGTCAGACTGTCCCTGAACTGGTTGTTGAAACCGTTGCCGATGGCACGTTCGATCTGGCCAGAGACAACCCGGAATTCGGCACGCTCGTCGTCTTCTACCGCGGCCTCCACTGCCCGATCTGCGCCACCTACCTGAAGGAACTGGAGCGCCTGACGCCTGAGTTCGAACAGCGCGGCGTGAAGACCGTCGCCATATCCTCCGACACCGAAGACAGGGCTCGACAGATGGCCGAGAAGGTCGGTGCCAAGTCCTTGCGCTTCGGCTACGGCCTGGCTCTGTCCAGGGCGAAGGATTGGGGGCTCTTTATCTCCACCAGCCGGGGAGCCACATCCATCGGCATCGATGAACCGGAGCTTTTTTCCGAACCCGGCATCTTCCTCGTTCGCCCGGACAAGACGCTCTATTTCTCGGCAATCCAGACCATGCCGTTCAGCCGGCCGCATTTCCAGGAAATGGTCGGCGCGCTGGATTTCGTCCAGAAAAATGACTACCCGGCCCGAGGCGAGTACACCGGCGCCGTGTGA
- a CDS encoding AraC family transcriptional regulator, which yields MGSVARVRFDGGLDRLSSLIERFRVTAVIAPGGVSQVPTANFFVFRTGAETRRLVFVPKRSETDPCCRAEMRGEGEVADVAAYIGISGAGDHLVEALPNCISVPLADAPYLEAVVVPLIEEVTDPRCGGQAVFHRLCEVVVIRLLRHALETGAANVGLLAGLAHPRLASVLVALHEEPDGQWTLEKMAEIGGMSRTQFALTFKEVVGTTPGGYLSNWRLEIARAELEAGSPVKIVARMCGFSSAAAFSRAFSRRFGHAPKLERRKVA from the coding sequence ATGGGAAGCGTTGCACGTGTGCGATTTGACGGTGGCCTCGATCGGTTGTCGTCCTTGATTGAACGGTTTCGCGTCACCGCTGTGATTGCGCCTGGTGGAGTATCCCAGGTCCCGACGGCGAATTTTTTCGTATTCCGGACCGGCGCCGAAACCCGGCGCCTGGTCTTTGTCCCGAAACGGAGCGAAACGGATCCCTGTTGCCGTGCCGAAATGCGTGGCGAGGGCGAGGTGGCGGATGTCGCTGCCTATATCGGGATCAGCGGAGCGGGAGATCATCTGGTCGAAGCGCTGCCGAACTGCATTTCCGTTCCGCTTGCGGACGCTCCCTATCTGGAGGCGGTGGTCGTGCCGCTGATTGAGGAAGTCACCGATCCGCGGTGCGGCGGGCAGGCCGTGTTTCATCGCCTGTGCGAGGTGGTGGTGATCCGTCTCCTGCGTCATGCCCTTGAAACGGGGGCGGCGAACGTAGGACTCTTGGCAGGCCTTGCTCATCCTCGCCTTGCCTCCGTTCTGGTTGCGCTTCACGAGGAACCGGACGGACAGTGGACCCTGGAAAAAATGGCGGAGATCGGTGGGATGTCACGGACGCAGTTCGCGTTGACATTCAAGGAAGTCGTGGGAACGACGCCAGGGGGCTATCTGTCCAACTGGCGGCTGGAAATCGCCCGGGCCGAGCTTGAGGCAGGCAGTCCGGTCAAAATCGTCGCCCGCATGTGCGGCTTTTCAAGCGCCGCCGCCTTTTCCAGGGCCTTTTCGCGCCGCTTTGGCCATGCCCCCAAGCTGGAACGCCGCAAGGTGGCGTAA
- a CDS encoding methyl-accepting chemotaxis protein, with product MLALNLFDRFTLRKRVTALAACAILGFATIGIVQFWSDRKIEQTSSDYAATDAAHEKLNQLERLLLTLRVAEQNLRAERYAGALPAVTSAVGNVNRQLARVQADPTLSAVAPKLASTLKTYLGALETYSGILAQLGYRDRQSVQVTEEGQAGIDSPTGFSVDLSNAVAKLATRIAEELEFDDQAAVFQVNAAFDGIRRDILMLVNQAESSYVTLIEQKFAEMRDLLKNEDLDPDFAETSNSLIDDLQAKLDNLGQAELALADAGDTINTSYDRLNQDLLEMLTGTNEQANRIRSVMNGERAFLSGLIFAVVILTLVAVIAASVLIVRSVSRNLSEITGATSELADGNVDCAIPYTEHKTEIGALARALMIFQENARQRMRLESEADAEDAAKAARQQEIETSIADFKSDILQLLSTASETVSGARRTANDLLEANDRNDEQAGAANEASQQASTNVETVASASQQLSSSIQEISAQIAATSAQVDKVSASAQDTNRDVDELARAATKIDEIILLIQAIAEQTNLLALNATIEAARAGEHGKGFSIVASEVKSLANQTAGATEEISNQIKAIQQSSRSTVSAMTDIAGIIGEVQNNTVAIAGAIEEQTTATSEISRNVGEAAERTRLVADTISSLQATAAAAKTSAGHIRDASEGIDDINGQVKSRIDAFLRKVAAA from the coding sequence ATGCTTGCCTTGAATCTTTTCGACCGGTTCACCCTGCGCAAACGGGTAACGGCACTCGCGGCATGCGCGATACTCGGCTTCGCCACAATCGGCATCGTTCAGTTCTGGTCTGATCGAAAAATCGAACAGACATCCTCCGATTATGCGGCTACCGATGCGGCCCATGAGAAGCTGAACCAGCTTGAGCGTCTCCTTCTCACGCTCAGGGTTGCGGAACAGAACCTGCGCGCCGAACGGTATGCGGGAGCGCTTCCGGCGGTTACGTCCGCCGTTGGGAACGTGAACCGACAGCTTGCCCGGGTCCAGGCCGATCCGACCCTGAGCGCCGTCGCACCGAAACTCGCATCGACCCTGAAAACTTATCTTGGCGCTCTTGAGACCTATTCCGGAATCCTGGCGCAACTCGGCTACCGCGACCGGCAAAGTGTCCAGGTGACCGAAGAAGGGCAGGCGGGAATCGACAGTCCGACCGGGTTTTCCGTCGACTTGAGCAATGCTGTGGCCAAACTCGCAACCCGGATTGCGGAAGAACTGGAATTCGACGACCAGGCCGCTGTCTTTCAAGTCAACGCGGCCTTTGACGGGATCCGCCGCGATATCCTGATGCTCGTCAACCAGGCGGAAAGCTCCTACGTCACCCTGATCGAACAGAAATTCGCCGAGATGCGGGACCTGCTCAAGAATGAGGATCTCGATCCCGATTTCGCCGAAACCTCCAACAGCCTGATCGACGACCTTCAGGCTAAGCTTGACAATCTGGGCCAGGCAGAACTCGCGCTTGCAGACGCCGGCGACACCATCAACACCAGCTACGACCGGCTCAATCAGGATCTTTTGGAGATGCTGACCGGAACCAACGAGCAGGCGAACCGCATTCGCAGTGTCATGAACGGCGAACGCGCCTTTCTGTCCGGCCTGATCTTCGCCGTCGTCATCCTGACCCTTGTGGCCGTGATCGCGGCCAGCGTGCTGATCGTGCGCAGTGTCAGCCGTAACCTCTCCGAAATCACTGGCGCGACCTCCGAGCTGGCGGATGGCAACGTCGATTGCGCCATTCCCTATACCGAACACAAGACGGAGATCGGCGCCCTGGCCAGAGCCTTGATGATATTCCAGGAAAACGCGCGGCAAAGGATGCGCCTGGAGAGCGAGGCAGATGCGGAAGATGCCGCGAAAGCCGCCCGCCAGCAGGAAATCGAGACATCGATCGCGGACTTCAAGAGCGACATCCTGCAACTTCTGTCCACCGCAAGCGAAACCGTCTCCGGCGCGCGCCGCACGGCCAACGATCTCCTGGAAGCCAACGACCGCAACGACGAGCAGGCCGGCGCCGCCAACGAAGCCTCCCAGCAAGCCTCGACCAACGTGGAAACCGTGGCCTCCGCAAGTCAGCAGCTGAGTTCGTCCATTCAGGAGATTTCCGCACAGATTGCCGCGACCTCCGCTCAGGTGGACAAGGTCAGCGCGAGCGCCCAGGACACGAACCGGGATGTGGATGAACTGGCCCGGGCCGCGACCAAGATCGACGAAATCATCCTGCTGATTCAGGCAATCGCCGAACAGACCAACCTTCTCGCACTCAACGCCACGATTGAAGCCGCCCGGGCCGGCGAACACGGCAAGGGCTTTTCCATCGTGGCCAGCGAGGTAAAATCACTGGCCAACCAGACCGCCGGCGCGACCGAGGAAATTTCCAACCAGATCAAGGCGATCCAGCAGTCAAGCCGCTCCACCGTCTCGGCCATGACGGACATTGCCGGCATTATCGGCGAAGTTCAGAACAACACAGTTGCTATTGCCGGTGCGATCGAGGAACAGACAACCGCAACCAGTGAGATCAGCCGCAATGTCGGTGAAGCGGCGGAACGCACACGCCTGGTGGCAGATACCATTTCCAGCCTTCAGGCAACCGCCGCGGCCGCCAAGACATCCGCAGGTCACATTCGCGACGCCTCTGAAGGCATCGACGACATCAACGGCCAGGTAAAATCGCGCATCGACGCCTTCCTGCGGAAGGTCGCGGCGGCCTGA
- a CDS encoding DUF2164 domain-containing protein, translating to MSDIKLSKEDHAWLAERIQGYFSSELDQEIGNMDAGFLIDFFAETAGPVFYNQGLRDAQTLLGRKLEDLCDELSAMEKLLPSRR from the coding sequence ATGTCCGACATCAAGCTGTCCAAGGAAGACCATGCCTGGCTTGCCGAACGCATTCAGGGCTATTTCAGCTCCGAACTGGATCAGGAGATCGGCAACATGGATGCCGGCTTCCTGATCGACTTCTTCGCCGAAACGGCCGGTCCCGTCTTTTACAATCAGGGCCTGCGCGACGCCCAGACCCTGCTGGGCCGTAAGCTGGAAGACCTCTGCGACGAACTGTCAGCCATGGAAAAGCTGTTACCGTCCCGACGTTAA
- the purQ gene encoding phosphoribosylformylglycinamidine synthase subunit PurQ has translation MKTAVIVFPGSNRDRDMFHALELITGTRPQSVWHTETTLPDVDLVIVPGGFSYGDYLRSGAIAARSPILKDMVARANAGVSILGVCNGFQILTEAGLLPGALMRNAGLNFVCKEVLLETVNNTTRFSNAFEKGQVWRCPTAHHDGNYFADAETLMAIEDNGQVVFRYANGTNPNGSINDIAGIVNEKGNVLGMMPHPENLVEPLQGGTDGRALFESLISALETV, from the coding sequence ATGAAAACCGCCGTTATCGTCTTTCCGGGATCCAACCGCGACCGCGACATGTTCCATGCTCTGGAACTGATCACCGGGACCCGGCCCCAGTCCGTCTGGCATACGGAAACGACACTTCCCGATGTAGACCTCGTCATCGTTCCGGGCGGCTTTTCCTATGGCGATTACCTGCGTTCCGGCGCGATTGCCGCCCGCTCGCCGATCCTGAAGGACATGGTCGCCCGGGCAAACGCCGGCGTCTCCATTCTTGGTGTTTGCAACGGGTTCCAGATCCTGACGGAAGCCGGTCTTCTGCCGGGCGCCCTGATGCGCAATGCCGGTCTGAATTTCGTCTGCAAGGAAGTCCTGCTGGAAACGGTCAACAACACGACCCGCTTTTCCAATGCCTTCGAAAAAGGCCAGGTGTGGCGCTGCCCGACGGCCCACCACGACGGCAATTACTTCGCCGATGCCGAGACGCTGATGGCCATTGAGGATAACGGCCAGGTTGTTTTCCGCTACGCCAACGGCACCAATCCGAACGGCTCCATCAACGACATCGCCGGCATCGTCAATGAAAAGGGCAATGTGCTCGGCATGATGCCGCATCCGGAAAACCTGGTCGAACCGCTTCAGGGCGGAACCGACGGACGCGCTCTTTTCGAAAGTCTGATTTCAGCGCTCGAGACCGTGTGA
- a CDS encoding phosphoribosylformylglycinamidine synthase-associated small membrane protein — MNVRQRPANDDTVRIVRFVAIKAGIFIVLPMALSALAVYLML, encoded by the coding sequence ATGAACGTAAGACAGCGTCCCGCGAACGACGATACGGTCAGGATCGTGCGCTTCGTCGCCATCAAGGCGGGTATCTTTATCGTTCTGCCGATGGCGCTGTCCGCACTTGCCGTCTACCTGATGCTCTGA
- the purS gene encoding phosphoribosylformylglycinamidine synthase subunit PurS: MKARVTVTLKNGVLDPQGKAIEGALGGLGFGGIGSVRQGKVFDIELTGSDKNAAQDDLAQMCEKLLANTVIENYAIEIIE, translated from the coding sequence ATGAAAGCACGCGTGACCGTCACCTTGAAGAACGGCGTTCTCGATCCTCAGGGAAAAGCCATCGAAGGCGCCCTCGGCGGCCTCGGCTTCGGCGGCATCGGCTCGGTCCGTCAGGGCAAGGTGTTCGACATCGAACTGACCGGCTCCGACAAGAACGCCGCGCAGGACGATCTTGCGCAGATGTGCGAGAAGCTGCTCGCCAACACAGTGATCGAAAACTACGCCATCGAGATCATCGAATGA
- the purC gene encoding phosphoribosylaminoimidazolesuccinocarboxamide synthase, with protein MDFLNTRYLPMNRRRRIYEGKAKILYEGPEPGTLIQHFKDDATAFNAKKHEVVDGKGVLNNRISEYIFNNLNAIGIPTHFIRRLNMREQLIREVEIIPLEVVVRNVAAGSISKRLGLEEGTQLPRSIIEFYYKNDELDDPMVSEEHITAFGWATPQELDDMMALAIRVNDFLCGLFLGVGIRLVDFKIECGRLFEGDMMRIVVADEISPDSCRLWDTATNDKMDKDRFRRDLGGMLEAYQEVAKRLGILNGNEERPAPSGPTLVK; from the coding sequence ATGGATTTTCTAAACACACGGTACCTGCCAATGAACCGCCGCCGCCGAATCTATGAAGGCAAGGCCAAGATCCTGTACGAAGGCCCCGAGCCCGGAACGCTGATCCAGCATTTCAAGGATGATGCCACCGCCTTCAACGCCAAGAAGCACGAAGTTGTCGATGGCAAGGGCGTGTTGAACAACCGGATTTCCGAGTACATCTTCAACAACCTGAACGCAATCGGCATTCCGACTCACTTCATCCGCCGGCTCAACATGCGCGAACAGTTGATCCGCGAGGTGGAAATCATTCCTCTGGAAGTCGTGGTGCGCAACGTCGCCGCGGGCTCCATCTCCAAGCGCCTCGGCCTTGAAGAAGGCACCCAGCTGCCGCGGTCGATCATCGAGTTCTACTACAAGAACGACGAGCTCGACGACCCGATGGTGTCGGAAGAACACATCACCGCCTTCGGCTGGGCCACCCCGCAGGAGCTTGATGACATGATGGCGCTGGCCATCCGCGTCAACGACTTCCTCTGCGGCCTGTTCCTGGGTGTCGGCATCCGTCTGGTCGACTTCAAGATCGAGTGCGGACGCCTGTTCGAAGGCGACATGATGCGCATCGTCGTCGCCGACGAGATCTCGCCCGACAGCTGCCGGCTTTGGGACACTGCGACCAACGACAAGATGGACAAGGACCGGTTCCGCCGCGACCTGGGCGGTATGCTGGAAGCCTACCAGGAAGTCGCCAAGCGCCTCGGAATCCTGAACGGAAACGAGGAACGCCCTGCCCCTTCCGGCCCGACGCTGGTGAAGTAA
- a CDS encoding DUF1476 domain-containing protein, with amino-acid sequence MSTFDKREEGFESKFAHDEELRFKASARRNKLLGLWAAEALGLEGDKAQEYAKEVVRADFEEPGDEDVFRKIRADFDAANVDQSDHQIRRTMDELMQKAVEQIRTQG; translated from the coding sequence ATGAGCACATTCGACAAGCGCGAAGAAGGTTTTGAAAGCAAGTTCGCGCATGACGAGGAGCTGAGGTTCAAGGCAAGCGCTCGACGCAACAAGCTGCTTGGCCTTTGGGCTGCCGAAGCCCTCGGTTTGGAAGGCGACAAGGCGCAGGAATACGCCAAGGAAGTGGTCCGAGCCGACTTCGAGGAGCCGGGAGACGAGGACGTTTTCCGCAAGATCCGCGCGGATTTTGACGCGGCCAACGTTGACCAGTCCGACCATCAGATTCGCCGCACCATGGATGAATTGATGCAAAAGGCTGTCGAGCAGATCAGAACCCAGGGCTGA
- a CDS encoding aldolase/citrate lyase family protein: MTSPKSLAAKLRADESIVTAWASLAVPILGELLGRSGFPAVTFDMQHGQHDFGAVREGLSFLSLTDAHKIVRIPVGEMSTASRALDIGAECVIAPMINSVEDAQAFADAMKYPPVGKRSWGPQRAAMLKGQALPDYLATANDETVALAMIETPEAIAALEDILDVPGIDGIFVGPSDMSLTLSNGAKLDPNGEKTIEVCADLAERTRAKGKIPGIFCMSPERVHESRKQGYRLMAYGSDLSLFMGAATAAIDASR; the protein is encoded by the coding sequence ATGACATCTCCCAAGAGCCTTGCCGCCAAACTCCGCGCCGATGAGAGCATCGTGACCGCATGGGCGTCGCTCGCCGTGCCGATCCTGGGGGAGTTGCTCGGCCGAAGCGGCTTTCCGGCCGTGACCTTCGACATGCAGCACGGCCAGCACGATTTCGGCGCCGTGCGCGAGGGGCTTTCCTTTCTCTCCCTGACCGATGCTCACAAGATCGTGCGCATCCCCGTCGGTGAAATGTCGACCGCGAGCCGGGCGCTGGATATCGGTGCGGAATGCGTGATCGCGCCGATGATCAACTCCGTGGAGGATGCGCAGGCCTTTGCCGATGCGATGAAATATCCGCCGGTCGGCAAGCGCAGCTGGGGCCCGCAACGTGCCGCCATGCTGAAAGGCCAGGCCCTGCCGGATTACCTGGCAACGGCCAATGACGAGACTGTGGCGCTGGCGATGATCGAAACGCCGGAAGCGATTGCCGCGCTGGAAGATATCCTGGACGTGCCGGGCATCGACGGCATCTTTGTCGGACCGAGCGATATGTCCCTGACCCTGTCGAACGGGGCGAAGCTGGATCCGAACGGCGAAAAGACCATCGAGGTCTGTGCGGATCTGGCCGAGCGTACCCGGGCCAAGGGCAAGATCCCGGGCATTTTCTGCATGAGCCCGGAGCGTGTGCACGAATCGCGCAAGCAGGGTTACAGGCTGATGGCTTACGGTTCCGACCTTTCCCTGTTCATGGGCGCGGCGACGGCGGCAATTGACGCGTCGCGTTGA
- a CDS encoding alpha/beta hydrolase yields MKISDTDILLVPGYGDTPSGHWMMRWQAKMANAWVVEQKDWFQPVRTVWQEALEKRLEKTSRPVVLVGHSLGCILIAHAAHTLPKDKVRGAFLVALTDLERDAPKPAFDTGNFVPLPHAPLPFPAHVVASRNDPHCAYERAESFAKDWGATFQDAGEAGHINLESGRGPWPEGMMSFAYFMKRLG; encoded by the coding sequence TTGAAAATTTCCGATACCGATATCCTGCTCGTCCCGGGCTACGGCGACACGCCCTCCGGGCACTGGATGATGCGCTGGCAGGCCAAGATGGCCAATGCCTGGGTCGTGGAACAGAAAGACTGGTTCCAGCCGGTCCGCACGGTGTGGCAAGAAGCACTGGAAAAACGCCTTGAGAAAACCTCGCGCCCCGTGGTCCTGGTGGGTCATTCCCTCGGCTGCATCCTGATCGCCCACGCGGCCCACACCCTGCCGAAGGACAAGGTCCGCGGCGCCTTTCTGGTCGCCCTGACCGATCTGGAACGGGACGCCCCGAAACCGGCCTTCGACACCGGCAACTTCGTACCCCTGCCCCATGCCCCGCTGCCGTTTCCGGCGCATGTGGTCGCCAGCCGCAACGATCCGCACTGCGCTTATGAGCGGGCGGAAAGCTTCGCCAAAGACTGGGGCGCCACCTTCCAGGATGCCGGCGAAGCCGGCCACATCAACCTGGAAAGCGGCCGCGGCCCCTGGCCGGAAGGCATGATGTCGTTTGCCTATTTCATGAAGCGGCTGGGATAA
- a CDS encoding BA14K family protein, whose translation MLQKILKTGFAGCLAVATACTGFAGPAQALPLLQSSPIVDGSARGNVTTVQYLGNRRTQGPQIHGNRPSQRQFLGQNPPPRTNRPQRIDRSQRHHRSNRGFYRHNGRAYYNGHRGYRHQRRGYRRYNGWWFPLAAFTLGTIIGPGYNYPSYPSYPNYRPRGLSQAHYNWCHRKYRSYRAYDNTFQPYHGPRKACRSPY comes from the coding sequence ATGCTTCAAAAGATCCTGAAAACCGGCTTTGCCGGCTGTCTCGCCGTTGCGACCGCGTGCACCGGATTTGCCGGCCCGGCGCAGGCCCTGCCGCTTTTGCAGTCGAGCCCGATTGTTGACGGTTCTGCCCGCGGTAATGTCACAACCGTTCAATACCTCGGCAACCGCCGGACCCAAGGGCCGCAAATCCACGGCAACCGTCCGTCCCAAAGGCAGTTTCTCGGACAAAACCCTCCCCCGAGGACGAACCGCCCCCAAAGAATTGATCGCTCCCAAAGGCATCACCGCTCGAACAGAGGGTTTTACAGGCACAACGGCCGTGCTTATTACAACGGCCACCGCGGCTACCGGCACCAGAGGCGCGGATATCGCCGGTATAACGGCTGGTGGTTCCCGCTCGCGGCGTTCACTCTCGGCACGATCATCGGCCCGGGTTACAACTACCCGTCTTACCCTTCCTACCCCAATTACCGGCCCCGCGGCCTGAGCCAGGCGCATTACAACTGGTGCCATCGCAAGTACCGGTCCTATCGGGCTTACGACAACACGTTCCAGCCCTATCACGGACCGCGCAAGGCCTGCCGGTCGCCGTACTAG